The Nitrospinota bacterium genome includes the window CGTTTAGTACCATGTGCCAGTTCTTCTTCAATTTCAGGACAGCAGCCACTCATTTCAAGTTTTTTTCCATACTCGGTTGATGATTAATGACATCAGATAAAAGGAGCCCGCTACCAGAATTATAGTGGGGCCAGGTGGAAGATCTGGCTGATAAGACAATGCCAGTCCCCCGGTTGTGAACATCACTCCAAGAACAGTAGCCAGTACCATCATCAGGTTTAGAGAGCGTACATAGTGTCCCGAGACCGCTGCAGGAAGTGTTAGCAACGCTATCACCAGAATCAGTCCGACAATTTGAATTAATATGACAACCGTCAAGGCTACAAGAGTGAGAAAAAGTAAATAAAAACGCTCAACAGGAATACCGCGCAGTCGTGCAAATTCCTCGTCAAATGATAAAGCCAGAAATTGTTTGTAAAAAAGAAAAACGATAAGGAGAATTAGTGAATCCAGTCCGGCAATCCAGAAAAGGTCATCAGAAGAGATCATCAAGATATTTCCGAACAGGAAA containing:
- a CDS encoding metal ABC transporter permease; translation: MSSFVEAISSHEFMQNAIIGGTLASVACGVVGSYVVVKRIGYLAGGIAHSVLGGMGIAYYLGRAPIEGAFVSAIIFAVVLGWVSLKMQQQEDTVIGALWAGGMAVGILFISQTPGYSVDLMSFLFGNILMISSDDLFWIAGLDSLILLIVFLFYKQFLALSFDEEFARLRGIPVERFYLLFLTLVALTVVILIQIVGLILVIALLTLPAAVSGHYVRSLNLMMVLATVLGVMFTTGGLALSYQPDLPPGPTIILVAGSFYLMSLIINRVWKKT